Below is a window of candidate division WOR-3 bacterium DNA.
TATCCGATCCGCCTGCCGAAGCATCGAGAGACGCGACGGATTCACAACGCCAACAATACGTACCGCGAGGCCCGGACCAGGAAAGGGTTTTCGCTCGATGAAAGATGGAGCAAGCTTAAGATGCCTGGCAATGGAACGCACTTCGTCCTTGAAAAGCATCCTGAGCGGTTCGATTATTTTCAGTTTCATTTTTTTGGGCAGACCGCCAACGTTATGGTGACTCTTTATGACGTCCGCCGGTCCGATCCCGCGGCCGGATTCAATGACGTCGGGGTAGAGTGTGCCCTGAACAAGGAATTTGACATTCTGTACCTTCCTCGCTTCCGCCTCAAAAATCTTAATGAACTCATGCCCGATGATCTTCCTTTTTCTTTCCGCATCCTTCACCCCGGCCAGTTTATTCAAAAACCTCTCACGCGCATCAATGACCCGCAGGTTCATGATAGAACCCAGGTTGGCTTCAACCTCTTCTCTCTCATCCATCCTCAGAACACCATTGTCAACGAACACCCCAATCAAGTTCCTGCCCAGCGCGCGCGCCGCTATGGTACCGGCAACCGTCGAATCAATACCACCACTTATCCCGCATATCGCTCTATCACGTCCCACTATCTTTCTTATACGGACAATCTCGTCTTCGACAAATCGGTGCATCGACCAAGTCCTGGCCGCATGACATATCTCGGAAATGAAATTTTTGATAATCTGCCTGCCATGCTGCGTGTGGCGTACTTCAGGATGGAACTGAAGGCCATAGAAATTTCCTGATTGGAACGCAGCGATCGGTGTGGTCTCGGTGTGCGCAATCACTTTAGCATCTGGAGGTGCCTCAATCACAACGTCACCGTGGCTCATCCAGACCCTGACCCTGCGAGGGACCCTTTTGAATAAAGGATTCCCGCTGTGCCTGAGAAAAGCAAGTCCATACTCACGCGTTCTGCATTTCTTGACCCTGCCGCCAAACAACTGCGCAGCGAGCTGCATCCCGTAACAAATTCCCAATACCGGAATACCAAGCCCGAATAATTTGCGGTATTTTTTCGTGTCGACATCATACACGCTGCCCGGACCTCCAGAAAGAACTATTCCATCAACACCCATGTCCGCCAGCGGCGACAGGTCAGCGTGGCAACTAATGATCTCAGAATAGACCCTGCACTCTCTTATCCGTCGAGCGATCAGCTGCGTATATTGCGACCCGAAATCGATAACCGCGATCATCCGTTCATTCTCTACAAGTGCACATTAGCTTATTCTCTTTAGAAAACTGGAAGCAAGATCAGATAGCTTCCTGTCCTCGCCGCTGCTCAGATCCAAGAGGATCATCTTTGCATCATCCCCTCCGAGTTTAGCAAGCGTGTTTATACCAAGACGCTTGATTTCAATTGCGGGCGGGTCTTTCCTCCATTCAATGCGCTTCAGCATTTCGCCTATCCAGTGCACGGCTTCGAAGATTCTCTTCTCATCCACGATCTTCAGCAACTCAACATACACCTCATCCCCCGAAGCACCGAGTTCAGACAGCAGACCAATGACTTCTTCGGCGTCAAGCATACGCCGTAGAGAGCGCAATGCCTCACCTCTCACCTGAAGAGAATTATCGTTGAGCGCTTTTAGCAGACCCTCCTTGTAGTTGAATTTACCGTAGGTACGGACAACTTCAATACGAACCCGATGATCTTCATCCTTGAGCATTTCTTCAAGTTTAGGAATCACGCTTGAGTCGCCTATTTCACCGAAAATCCGCACGATATTGCGGCGAAGATACCACTCGCGGGCGCCGAGATTTTCAGTCAAGATATCTATGCTCTCATTACCGACATTCTTGAGCACATCGACTAACTTCATGCGTACCGAGAAATCCTCGGCGTCACGCAGCAGTTGAATCGCCTCGCTGACGGCTTCTCCACCGAAACCGATGATTGCAGCCCGGACATCGGGATACAAACCGCTCTCCCATAACAGCGAAAAGAGTATGTGCAGCACGGATGGATTGCGCGTATTGCTCAGATATTGTATTATCCGCCTTCGGGTCGCCATGGACATTGTCGCCCGTCCGAGGATTTTTCCAAAAGGTTCGATCAATATTTCGCATGAATCTATTTGTCCGTGTTCAAACAGCACAGTGTATAATAGTTCCAGGTCTGCCAGAATTTCTCCAATCACAGTATCGGAAGGTTCCTGTTCAATGGCGGATGAGATACGCATGATTACTTCACGTCCCATGCCGTACTTCTTCTCTCGAAAAAGACGATCAGCACAAACGATCATCGAACAAAGGACGCCCGTGTGCAGCTCAACATTCTGTGCTTCGATCATTTCATCGTAAAGTTGAAGTGCTGCTTCTATATCATGCTCTTCAAGGGTTGAAGAAACGGCATCTTCTGTAAGTATGTCAATGCCGGCAAGGATCAAATACTTGTACACATTCAACTGCCTGTTCCTCAATTGAGGAACAATCTCCCGCAGGTGTTCGCTGTCAACGACACCGATGACTCGCACAATGTGCTCTTTTTTTCCTTGTCGTTCCCAATTCGTCATGAGCTCAACCAATGTATCACTTCCCATCCTCGAAAGAAGCGAGCGCGCAAAAGGCCTGATTTCGATATCCTGAAGAAGCGCAACCCTCTTCTCAACCGGCAAGAGATCCACAACACTCGCCATAGCCTCCCGGTATGGATGCCAGTCCGCGCTTGATACGTGCTCTATACGATTCATGATCTCAGTAAAGGGCACCCTGGCTTCTGAAATCGCAGCACGTTCGCGGGCGATCTTGACCAAGCCACGTATCGCTTTTATGATCTCCTCGTGGGTATTGCTCCTTCCCTTGGTATTTTCATTCGAGGATGTTTCGTTAACTATTAAGGATATGTTCCGCACACCTCTGGAAGCCAGTGCTTCCGAGAAATCATTGTCCTTCTTGACCTGCGAGTGAGAACCGGTCAGCAGCGAATACAGGTTCACGATATCATTGCTGCCAACGTCGG
It encodes the following:
- a CDS encoding HEAT repeat domain-containing protein; translated protein: MDQRLIQELMTEVANGLDAARSYPLEHPEVKNAVSKAVSILERIFSTSGEFSVLFSGRAFIVKDTRLGTDEDQRLVSLLEALNEKGVTGMKFTPDVGSNDIVNLYSLLTGSHSQVKKDNDFSEALASRGVRNISLIVNETSSNENTKGRSNTHEEIIKAIRGLVKIARERAAISEARVPFTEIMNRIEHVSSADWHPYREAMASVVDLLPVEKRVALLQDIEIRPFARSLLSRMGSDTLVELMTNWERQGKKEHIVRVIGVVDSEHLREIVPQLRNRQLNVYKYLILAGIDILTEDAVSSTLEEHDIEAALQLYDEMIEAQNVELHTGVLCSMIVCADRLFREKKYGMGREVIMRISSAIEQEPSDTVIGEILADLELLYTVLFEHGQIDSCEILIEPFGKILGRATMSMATRRRIIQYLSNTRNPSVLHILFSLLWESGLYPDVRAAIIGFGGEAVSEAIQLLRDAEDFSVRMKLVDVLKNVGNESIDILTENLGAREWYLRRNIVRIFGEIGDSSVIPKLEEMLKDEDHRVRIEVVRTYGKFNYKEGLLKALNDNSLQVRGEALRSLRRMLDAEEVIGLLSELGASGDEVYVELLKIVDEKRIFEAVHWIGEMLKRIEWRKDPPAIEIKRLGINTLAKLGGDDAKMILLDLSSGEDRKLSDLASSFLKRIS
- the guaA gene encoding glutamine-hydrolyzing GMP synthase — translated: MIAVIDFGSQYTQLIARRIRECRVYSEIISCHADLSPLADMGVDGIVLSGGPGSVYDVDTKKYRKLFGLGIPVLGICYGMQLAAQLFGGRVKKCRTREYGLAFLRHSGNPLFKRVPRRVRVWMSHGDVVIEAPPDAKVIAHTETTPIAAFQSGNFYGLQFHPEVRHTQHGRQIIKNFISEICHAARTWSMHRFVEDEIVRIRKIVGRDRAICGISGGIDSTVAGTIAARALGRNLIGVFVDNGVLRMDEREEVEANLGSIMNLRVIDARERFLNKLAGVKDAERKRKIIGHEFIKIFEAEARKVQNVKFLVQGTLYPDVIESGRGIGPADVIKSHHNVGGLPKKMKLKIIEPLRMLFKDEVRSIARHLKLAPSFIERKPFPGPGLAVRIVGVVNPSRLSMLRQADRILQEEARSLRTYRDIWQIFAVLLPLGSVGVMGDKRTYDSVCAIRAVYSDDGMTADWVRLPHGFLDRVSRRIVNEVKGINRVVFDITSKPPATIEWE